The following are from one region of the Dermacentor albipictus isolate Rhodes 1998 colony chromosome 5, USDA_Dalb.pri_finalv2, whole genome shotgun sequence genome:
- the LOC135897640 gene encoding 8-oxo-dGDP phosphatase NUDT18-like codes for MDKIESVIHDTLRGLAINDDAADIIDYSLADQVEELAAKGIESAVLPDYKPVVKKSVTYIVAAVAINEKGEVLMMQEAKSSCAGTWYLPAGRMEPGENIIEAAKREVMEETGLDFEPSTLVMVETAQGQWYRFVFSGTVVGGELKTVSKADAESLQAAWVGDVEQLSLRCRDILPVIERARLYHSTHASQPWHPPILPALRPHAKLCLRLVTIIRKKANNLLHVLVSEKGVAHLPTCEINPSRSIHTALKRFIQNMFSSEPPPHKPLGVLSLEHNGTAGGGEQDGICLCVLVSCKASVEEVALTPGYTWLEVSSPLSEKLLARTGRNMAVHLKVQ; via the exons ATGGACAAAATAGAAAGCGTGATACACGACACGCTCAGGGGTCTGGCGATAAACGACGATGCAGCCGATATCATAGACTACAGCCTCGCCGATCAAGTGGAGGAGCTTG CCGCTAAAGGAATCGAGTCCGCCGTGCTACCTGACTACAAACCAGTTGTCAAGAAGTCGGTGACTTACATCGTCGCTGCAGTCGCCATCAACGAAAAAGGCGAGGTCCTTATGATGCAGGAAGCGAAAAGTTCTTGCGCAGGCACGTGGTACCTGCCTGCTGGGCGAATGGAGCCTGGCGAAAATATCATT GAGGCTGCCAAGCGAGAAGTTATGGAAGAAACTGGCCTAGATTTTGAGCCTTCTACACTTGTGATGGTCGAAACAGCGCAAGGCCAGTGGTACAGATTTGTTTTCAGTGGAACGGTAGTCG GGGGAGAGCTGAAGACGGTGTCGAAGGCGGACGCAGAGTCGCTGCAGGCAGCCTGGGTTGGGGATGTGGAACAGCTAAGTCTGCGTTGCAGGGACATCTTGCCCGTTATTGAACGTGCCCGCCTTTACCACAGTACTCATGCCAGCCAGCCATGGCATCCACCCATCTTGCCAGCCCTCAGGCCACATGCCAAGCTCTGCCTGCGCCTGGTCACCATCATTCGCAAAAAGGCCAA CAACCTCCTCCATGTGCTTGTGTCTGAGAAGGGCGTTGCACACCTGCCTACCTGTGAGATCAACCCATCTCGAAGCATTCACACTGCACTCAAACGATTCATCCAG AACATGTTCAGCTCAGAACCACCACCTCACAAGCCACTTGGTGTGCTTTCTCTGGAGCATAATGGAACTGCAGGAGGAGGAGAACAGGATGGCATCTGCCTCTGCGTGCTGGTGTCGTGCAAGGCTTCTGTCGAGGAGGTGGCACTGACCCCGGGATACACCTGGCTCGAAGTGAGCTCACCACTCTCCGAAAAGCTGCTTGCGCGCACAGGCCGGAACATGGCAGTACACCTGAAGGTGCAGTGA